One Brassica napus cultivar Da-Ae chromosome A5, Da-Ae, whole genome shotgun sequence DNA window includes the following coding sequences:
- the LOC106399822 gene encoding chlorophyll a-b binding protein CP29.2, chloroplastic, translating into MAATSTAAAASSIMGTRVVSDINSGSSRFTARFGFGTKKAAAPKKAKTVISDRPLWFPGAKSPEYLDGSLVGDYGFDPFGLGKPAEYLQFDLDSLDQNLAKNIAGDVIGTRTEAADPKSTPFQPYSEVFGLQRFRECELIHGRWAMLATLGALSVEWLTGVTWQDAGKVELVDGSSYLGQPLPFSISTLIWIEVLVIGYIEFQRNAELDSEKRLYPGGKFFDPLGLASDPEKKAQLQLAEIKHARLAMVAFLGFAVQAAATGKGPLNNWATHLSDPLHTTIIDTFSSS; encoded by the exons ATGGCCGCCACTTCAACAGCCGCTGCTGCTTCTTCCATCATGGGTACTCGGGTGGTTTCCGACATCAACTCCGGTTCAAGCAGGTTCACAGCCCGGTTTGGATTCGGGACCAAGAAGGCCGCAGCTCCCAAGAAGGCTAAGACGGTTATCTCAGACCGGCCTCTGTGGTTCCCAGGCGCGAAATCTCCCGAGTATCTCGACGGTTCGCTGGTTGGAGACTACGGTTTCGACCCTTTCGGTTTAGGTAAACCGGCCGAGTATCTCCAGTTTGATCTTGACTCTCTGGACCAGAACTTAGCCAAGAACATAGCCGGAGACGTGATCGGGACCCGTACCGAGGCCGCTGACCCCAAGTCAACGCCGTTTCAGCCGTACAGTGAGGTCTTTGGGCTCCAGAGGTTCAGAGAGTGTGAGCTGATCCACGGGAGATGGGCTATGCTTGCAACTCTCGGTGCTCTCTCCGTCGAGTGGCTCACCGGTGTTACTTGGCAAGACGCCGGCAAG GTAGAGCTAGTGGATGGATCCTCCTATTTAGGACAGCCATTACCGTTCTCTATCTCGACATTGATTTGGATCGAAGTGTTGGTGATTGGTTACATTGAGTTCCAAAGAAACGCTGAGCTGGACTCAGAGAAGCGTTTGTATCCAGGAGGCAAGTTCTTCGACCCGCTTGGGCTAGCTTCTGACCCGGAGAAGAAGGCTCAGCTTCAGCTGGCTGAGATCAAACACGCTCGTTTAGCGATGGTTGCCTTCTTGGGATTTGCGGTTCAGGCGGCTGCAACGGGTAAAGGACCGCTCAACAACTGGGCGACTCACCTTAGTGACCCGCTTCACACCACCATCATCGACACCTTCTCGTCCTCTTGA